TAAAGAATAGAACCGATATGGCTGTTCCAAGCGAGATGCGGATGGTGCTAAGGATCACAGACAACGCGCCGGGCAAGGTGACATGCCAAAATTTCTGTCCAGGCCCTGCGCCAATGCTTGTCAGCACATCATACGTGTTCGCTGGAATGGCTTTTACCCCGTCCCGTACAGAAATGATAATCTGGAATAGCAGGATCAGCATAATCATGAGAATCTTAGAGGTCTCACCAAGCCCGAAGAACAGCATAACCACCGGGAGCAGCGCGATCTTGGGCACCGGATACGTCAAATACACCACCGGGTCCAGCAGTTTGTTCCAGAGCGCCGAACGCCCCATCAGAAGCCCGATCAGCAGGCCGACGATCAGCGCCAGCAGAACTCCAGCAAAAATCCGCATCAGACTATAGCCGACATTCAGCACAATATCCCTTCCGCCAAGGTGTCCCATCGCCTGATAGACCTCCAGCGGGCTGGGCAGCATCGGATGATGCACTAGCAGATACGCTACGTACCAAACCACATGCATCCCCAAGAACACTAGCAATAATCTCAAAATATAGTTGAGCCGACGTCGTTTATTCACCATTTCTCCTGCATTACCTTTCTGATTCTCTTGATCTGATCAAAAAAGGCATCACTGGCTCGCTTCTGCCCATGCTCCAGCCCGAATACTGCCTCATTGTCCATAATCTCCGGTGCCTCACTCTTGCTCGACGGGAGCACGATAATCTTCTGCCCTAGCAGGATGGCCTCATCTACATCATGAGTCACGAACAGCGCTGTGGCAGGACTCGCCTGCCAATGCTCCAAGAACAACTGCTGCAGCACTTCCCGTGTAATGGCATCCAACGCAGAGAATGGCTCATCTAGCAATAAAATAGACGGCATAATCGCGAATGCCCGCGCAATGGCAACTCGCTGCTGCTGCCCCCCGCTTAGCGACAGCGGATAACGGTCCGCTAGCTCAAGGATCCCCATCGCAGACAGCCAACGATCAATTTGCGCCTCCTGGGATCTCCTATCCTGCCCCTTAGGATTCGCAATCTTCATTGCTACCCTGATGTTGGCCTTCACTGTTTTCCAAGGTAGGAGACCGTAATTTTGTGGCACCAGGCCAATCAGAATATCCTGTTCACGTAAAGACTGTCCATTGAACAGCAGCTCGCCTCGATATTCCGGCAGGAGGCCAGACACAGCGCGCAGCAATGTGGATTTCCCGCTTCCGGATGGCCCTAGAATGGTGTAAATCCCATGCTCCGGCAAGGTGAAATCCACTCTTCCAAGCGCAAGCTCCTCGTTCTTGTATTTAACCTCAAGCTCCTTTACGCACAGTCCGTTATTTCTTGAACTGGACATCGGATATCACCTCTTCAGGGGTGATGTCTTTCGTCAGCAGGCCCTGCTCGCGGGCCCAAGCAAATGCCGACTCAACCTCTTTTACATCGACCTGATTAGCTGGAATGTAAGCCGGTACCTCAATTTGGTCCTTCAAGGTTTCCGGATAGCCAACTTCCTTGATCACCAGGTCAATATAATCCTTCTGGTCATGAGATTGCATGTATGCAACCGCATCATCATAGGCCGCATACATAGCGCGGACCGCATCTGGTTTGGCTTCTATTACGCTTTGCGGAAAGGCCAGCACGAATGGGTTCACCTGAGCCTGTTTCGTGGAGCTAAGCACGCGTAAGCCCGAAGTTTTCCCCATCGTAACGAATGGTTCCGGCAAGATCGCGGCATCCGCTTTGTTATTTTTCAGCAACTCCAACCGTGTTGGAATTTGCGGAACTTCAGTTATATTGATGTCCTTCTCCGTCAGTCCGGCCTGCTTCAGCATCATGGCAACGGTGTACTGCGTAGAGGTATTCTTAGACAGGATCACGGCTTTCCCCTTCAGATCCTTCACTTCCTGAATCTCGTTGTTGCCGGTCAGAAGATCAAATTCTCCGAAGGTCGTGCTGGTTATTTTCACGTCTAGTCCAGCTTCATTATAGATCGAAATGGCAACCAGATCGGCGCTTAACCCGTCAATCTTGCCTGCTTGAAATGCTACATCGCGGTCTTTGGCACTCTTGAATGTCTGGATGTTTAGGTTCACTCCGTGCTTCTGATCAAAGCCCTGTTCATGGGCAATAATGAATGGAATCGCATCAATTGATGGCAGAAGGCCCAGAGACAGCTCCGGTGTCTCCGATGCTTTATCACCCGCGTTGCCTGCGTTGGCATTATCCGTCTTGCTGTTGCATGCCACGCCCAATATGCTGATAATAAGCGCTAACGCTAACAGCATCATCATTCTTCTTGTTGTTTTGATCTTCATGGTTGTCCCATCTCCCCTATGTTTTCTATATAGAATTGGCATACAATGTGCCTTCTTCTTACTTGAGGCATCTTTCGCAACTTTGCACCTTTATTCACAAATATTGTCGTACATTGTTCATATGCCGTCCAAAAACCTCAAGTAATGTTATTTTACATCTATAATTGCATTTTGTATATTTACAAATTTAATTATTTTCAAAATAAAGGAACTCAGTATCACTTATAAATATTTTTGAATAATTTGTTCGTCCCATATTTGGACTTCTATGTATCTTTCTGGTCCCTTATCTCCGTCAGAATTCCAATCTATCGTTATAATTCCTGGTTCCATGTACCATGTCTGAAGCCAATTACAAGCCTCCAGAGTCATATAGTGGGGAAATGCATTGATTGGTTTCCCACCTTTTTTTATAAATATGTCCCTCGCTTTTCTTTCCAATTCTCTTCTGATCATCAAATAATCATCATTTCTTTGACTAGCAAATACATCTCCCTTTTTCTTAATTTGATTAGATATTTTTGTTGCATCATCCATTGATAACTTTGATAAGTTTTTAAATGGACCGATTTTTTTCTCAAAATAGTGGTACAGATTATATGTCATGAGTACTGTCCTTTATATTAATTTATCTTTTCAAATACAGTTCCGCTATCGTTCCTGTTTGCATATAAATCCTTTTCAGTTATCACTAAGCCACTAACTTTAGAGTCATTTATAACAAATTTTATAAGCACACTCATATCATCTAGATAGAATTGGTTAATACTCTTGGGTTTCATTCTTTTATTTCCGAAAATCCACAAATGATCATCCAATAATTCTACAGAGATTTTCAAATCCATCTCCTTATTATGATAGAGACCGGCATACTTCATAAGAAGGGAAGCCTCAAGCACAGGGTCAGGGAAATACCTTAGATCAAATTTCTTCAACATTTGTTTTTGATACAAATCATATTCCGCTGCAGAATTCTCAATGATTTCAGTTGGGATGGATACTTGTTTAACAATCTCGTTAGCAAGAACGGAATACTCAAGAAAAAATGATACGTGAGAGTCTGGCCCTTGTTCTTGTCGATTTAAAAAGTAGGGCTCCTGTTTATATTCATCATGCTTTCGTAATAAATAATCGCTTCCCCCACGACTATCAATCATCTTTTCAATAGCAACCTGTGAATCCTCCTGATAAAAATAGATCAGCCTGCAATCTTCTATACTTAACCTATTGCTCACTCTGTAAATCAAAGATCTAATTAATTCCCTGTCTGCTTCTTTATGGAGTAAATGAACGATAGGACTTTGGAAAAAGGCTGATTCCAGCACCACAATTTCTTCGTCAGATAATTGATCTAGGAACTTAACCCAACGATCATAAAATGATTCGAGGAACGAGGATATTCCCTCAGATCCAGAAGACTCAATAATGGGATGATCCAACGTAGTTTCAAGAAATAATCCACAGGAATATCCATTCCGTTCAAATTGATTTGATAAAAACCGCGCAAAGGTTGATTTACCTGAACCTGGAATACCCTCAATTAATACAAGCTTCTTCTTCACCAAATCATCCCTCCATGTTCACCGAATTTATTCTCTATGGGTAAGAATATTAACCAAGTTGTTATATGGATCTCGGACATAAAATCTCCGTACACCCCATGGTTCATCTACTGGTCCGTATTCAATATTGAATCCCGCATCTTTCATTCGCACATAGGCCTCATCTATGTCATCCACCTCGATGGAAAAATCAGGCGTGTCAGTCTCTGAACCTCCTTGGGATGCAAAGCTGATTTGAATGTCCATATGATCCTTTGAGCCATAGGTTGCTATCCATCCATGGTCCATCAATAGGTCGAGCCCCAAAACGTCTTGATAGAATTTTTTAGCCATTTCTATATCTTTCGTCTGAATATTGGTCACGATTCGTTTTACCTTCATTTCACACGGTCTCCCTTCTTCTTCTGCTCTCTACTTATCTTATCTATTTTTTTCTGAATAAACTCGTTTCATTCTTTATGTCATCTGTTACCTCATCCTATATCGTATCCAGACTCTGATTGGCATCAATTTGCTCGATAGGCTGTACCGTTCCGTACTTTTCCATCCATTCAACTAGGTCATTAAAATGGCTTTCAAAACTTTCCCTTGCTTGAAATAGCCTTTTGGTAGATACAAGCTTCCCATCCTCAGAAATATCTATGGAGTAGTTGCTTAAATCCCGGTTAACAATCGTCATATATAAGCAGTTTCTATAGGTACCGTGGTGACCACTCCTAATGCCACGAGTGTATGAAATCGAATCTAGGATACTCATCATTTCAGAAATCTGACTTTTATGATTCATTTGCACCAAGTAAGCTGTCG
The window above is part of the Paenibacillus lutimineralis genome. Proteins encoded here:
- a CDS encoding ABC transporter permease; amino-acid sequence: MVNKRRRLNYILRLLLVFLGMHVVWYVAYLLVHHPMLPSPLEVYQAMGHLGGRDIVLNVGYSLMRIFAGVLLALIVGLLIGLLMGRSALWNKLLDPVVYLTYPVPKIALLPVVMLFFGLGETSKILMIMLILLFQIIISVRDGVKAIPANTYDVLTSIGAGPGQKFWHVTLPGALSVILSTIRISLGTAISVLFFTEIYGTEHGMGFFIMDAWLRLDYPQMYAGILLFSLVGFVLFLLVDLLDYRFMKWRR
- a CDS encoding VOC family protein, whose amino-acid sequence is MKVKRIVTNIQTKDIEMAKKFYQDVLGLDLLMDHGWIATYGSKDHMDIQISFASQGGSETDTPDFSIEVDDIDEAYVRMKDAGFNIEYGPVDEPWGVRRFYVRDPYNNLVNILTHRE
- a CDS encoding ABC transporter substrate-binding protein, which codes for MKIKTTRRMMMLLALALIISILGVACNSKTDNANAGNAGDKASETPELSLGLLPSIDAIPFIIAHEQGFDQKHGVNLNIQTFKSAKDRDVAFQAGKIDGLSADLVAISIYNEAGLDVKITSTTFGEFDLLTGNNEIQEVKDLKGKAVILSKNTSTQYTVAMMLKQAGLTEKDINITEVPQIPTRLELLKNNKADAAILPEPFVTMGKTSGLRVLSSTKQAQVNPFVLAFPQSVIEAKPDAVRAMYAAYDDAVAYMQSHDQKDYIDLVIKEVGYPETLKDQIEVPAYIPANQVDVKEVESAFAWAREQGLLTKDITPEEVISDVQFKK
- a CDS encoding ABC transporter ATP-binding protein, which codes for MSSSRNNGLCVKELEVKYKNEELALGRVDFTLPEHGIYTILGPSGSGKSTLLRAVSGLLPEYRGELLFNGQSLREQDILIGLVPQNYGLLPWKTVKANIRVAMKIANPKGQDRRSQEAQIDRWLSAMGILELADRYPLSLSGGQQQRVAIARAFAIMPSILLLDEPFSALDAITREVLQQLFLEHWQASPATALFVTHDVDEAILLGQKIIVLPSSKSEAPEIMDNEAVFGLEHGQKRASDAFFDQIKRIRKVMQEKW